The proteins below come from a single Xenopus tropicalis strain Nigerian chromosome 9, UCB_Xtro_10.0, whole genome shotgun sequence genomic window:
- the LOC108645423 gene encoding histone H1B: MTETAAETAPAPPPAEPAAAKKKQPKKGGAKAKKPAGPSAAELIVKAVSASKERSGVSLAALKKALAAGGYDVERNNSRLKLALKALVTKGTLAQVKGSGASGSFKLNKKPLESKEKAAKKKPAAPKAKKPAAAAAKKAPKSPKKPKKVSAAAKSPKKVKKPAKAAKSPKKPKAAKPKKVAKSPAKKAAKPKAAKSPAKKPTKPKATKSPAKAKAAKPKAAKAKKAAPKK, translated from the coding sequence ATGACAGAAACTGCAGCTGAAACCGCTCCCGCCCCTCCCCCGGCAGAACCCGCCGCTGCCAAGAAGAAGCAGCCCAAGAAGGGAGGCGCTAAAGCCAAGAAACCCGCCGGGCCCAGCGCGGCCGAACTGATCGTGAAAGCCGTGTCCGCCTCTAAGGAGCGCAGCGGGGTGTCCCTGGCCGCTCTCAAGAAGGCTCTGGCTGCCGGAGGCTACGATGTGGAGAGGAACAACAGCCGCCTCAAGCTGGCTCTCAAGGCCTTGGTCACTAAGGGGACTCTCGCCCAAGTCAAGGGGAGCGGAGCCTCCGGATCCTTCAAGCTGAACAAGAAGCCGCTGGAGAGTAAGGAGAAGGCGGCCAAGAAGAAGCCAGCGGCGCCCAAAGCCAAGAAACCAGCGGCGGCTGCGGCAAAGAAGGCGCCCAAGTCCCCTAAAAAGCCCAAGAAGGTCTCGGCAGCAGCAAAGAGCCCCAAGAAGGTGAAGAAACCGGCAAAGGCCGCCAAAAGCCCCAAGAAGCCCAAAGCGGCCAAACCCAAGAAGGTGgccaagagcccggctaaaaaggccgccaagcccaaagctgccaaGAGCCCGGCTAAGAAGCCCACCAAGCCTAAAGCTACAAAGAGCCCCGCAAAGGCCAAGGCAGCCAAACCCAAAGCGGCTAAAGCAAAGAAGGCGGCGCCTAAGAAGTaa
- the LOC116407590 gene encoding histone H2B 1.1-like, translating to MPDPAKSAPAAKKGSKKAVTKTQKKDGKKRRKTRKESYAIYVYKVLKQVHPDTGISSKAMSIMNSFVNDVFERIAGEASRLAHYNKRSTITSREIQTAVRLLLPGELAKHAVSEGTKAVTKYTSAK from the coding sequence ATGCCTGATCCAGCCAAGTCCGCTCCAGCCGCGAAGAAAGGCTCCAAGAAAGCGGTGACCAAGAcccagaagaaagatgggaagaagcgcaggaagacaaggaaggagagttacgccatttacgtgtacaaggtgctgaagcaggtgcaccccgataccggcatctcctccaaggccatgagcatcatgaactcctttgtcaacgatgtgtttgagcgcatcgcaggggaagcctcccgcctggctcattacaacaaacgctccaccatcacctcccgggagatccagaccgcggtccgcctgctgctgcctggggagctggccaagcacgccgtgtccgagggcaccaaggctgtcaccaagtacaccagcgccaagtaa
- the LOC100487756 gene encoding histone H3 → MARTKQTARKSTGGKAPRKQLATKAARKSAPATGGVKKPHRYRPGTVALREIRRYQKSTELLIRKLPFQRLVREIAQDFKTDLRFQSSAVMALQEASEAYLVGLFEDTNLCAIHAKRVTIMPKDIQLARRIRGERA, encoded by the coding sequence ATGGCCCGTACCAAGCAAACCGCCCGTAAATCCACCGGAGGGAAAGCTCCCCGCAAGCAGTTGGCTACCAAGGCAGCCAGGAAAAGCGCCCCAGCCACCGGCGGCGTCAAGAAGCCTCACAGATACCGGCCCGGCACAGTCGCTCTCCGGGAGATCCGCCGCTACCAGAAATCCACCGAGCTGCTCATCCGCAAGCTGCCTTTCCAGCGCCTGGTCCGGGAGATCGCTCAGGACTTCAAGACCGACCTGCGCTTCCAGAGCTCAGCCGTCATGGCTCTTCAGGAGGCCAGCGAGGCTTATCTGGTCGGTCTCTTTGAGGACACCAACCTGTGCGCCATCCACGCCAAGAGGGTCACCATCATGCCCAAGGACATCCAGCTGGCCCGTAGGATCCGAGGCGAGAGGGCTTAG
- the LOC100487588 gene encoding histone H2A type 1 — translation MSGRGKQGGKTRAKAKTRSSRAGLQFPVGRVHRLLRKGNYAERVGAGAPVYLAAVLEYLTAEILELAGNAARDNKKTRIIPRHLQLAVRNDEELNKLLGGVTIAQGGVLPNIQSVLLPKKTESSKAAKSK, via the coding sequence ATGTCCGGAAGAGGCAAACAAGGCGGGAAGACTCGGGCTAAGGCCAAGACCCGCTCATCCCgggctgggctgcagttcccagttGGCCGAGTTCACAGGCTCTTGAGAAAGGGCAATTATGCTGAGCGGGTCGGGGCCGGAGCTCCGGTCTATCTGGCCGCAGTGCTCGAATACCTGACCGCTGAGATCCTGGAGTTGGCTGGGAACGCTGcccgggataacaagaagacccgtatcatccccaggcacctgcagctcgctgtgcgcaatgatgaggagctgaacaaactgctcggaggagtcactatcgctcagggcggggtcctgcccaacatccagtccGTGCTGCTGCCCAAGAAAACCGAGAGCTCCAAGGCGGCCAAGAGCAAGTGA